The Pyrococcus kukulkanii genome contains a region encoding:
- a CDS encoding respiratory chain complex I subunit 1 family protein: MLGVALSLLISPLFDGIARKIKARVQFRVGPPIVQTYYDIAKLLSLQPRIPTKNKLFVIAPYLALASALASVSVLPFGKFWVSFSWDVVAFIYALAMVSVFFMLGAFSVRSAFSHIGAHREMMLILSTEPILAVALAMLSASAGSLKMSDILSSPLSPLSLLGVLFLLYSVYVEGSFVPFDVAEAETEIAGGIFVEYSGKLLGVSLYALLIKRFALTWLLASILTYRFLLGVSWPVVLLVQFVVSAVIYSVFALIEATSARLRIDQIVSMNVRVFFLAIIAFIVGWFA, encoded by the coding sequence ATGCTGGGCGTAGCGCTCTCCCTCCTTATCTCTCCCCTATTCGACGGCATAGCGAGGAAGATAAAGGCGAGGGTTCAGTTTAGGGTTGGTCCCCCAATAGTTCAGACGTACTACGACATAGCTAAGCTACTCTCCCTCCAGCCCAGGATTCCAACGAAGAATAAGCTCTTTGTAATTGCCCCTTACTTGGCCTTAGCTTCTGCCCTAGCTTCAGTCAGCGTCCTACCCTTCGGCAAGTTCTGGGTGAGCTTCAGCTGGGACGTAGTAGCTTTTATCTACGCCCTCGCGATGGTCAGCGTGTTCTTCATGCTTGGGGCGTTCTCAGTTAGGAGCGCCTTCTCTCATATAGGAGCTCATAGGGAGATGATGCTCATCCTCAGTACGGAACCGATACTTGCAGTGGCCCTCGCCATGCTCTCCGCCAGCGCCGGAAGCCTGAAGATGAGCGATATATTGTCATCTCCATTGAGTCCACTCTCGCTTCTAGGGGTGCTCTTCTTGCTGTACTCAGTGTACGTTGAGGGCTCGTTCGTCCCGTTTGACGTCGCCGAGGCCGAAACCGAGATAGCCGGAGGGATATTCGTCGAGTACAGCGGAAAGCTTCTTGGGGTCTCACTTTATGCCCTCCTAATTAAGAGGTTCGCCTTAACGTGGCTTTTGGCATCAATCCTAACCTACAGGTTCCTCCTTGGTGTGAGCTGGCCAGTTGTGCTCCTTGTTCAGTTCGTAGTTTCTGCGGTAATATACTCGGTGTTTGCCCTCATTGAAGCGACGAGTGCTAGGCTTAGGATCGACCAGATAGTCTCGATGAACGTTCGCGTGTTCTTCCTGGCAATCATTGCGTTCATAGTGGGGTGGTTCGCGTGA